gatttacctccagccaacccatttgcatgcatcgtttttgtcctgcttttcttttgtcataactgcaccttccacttttttgttgtttttgtactgcttaaaggcagtatgaatatgtccctcgtttaagaaatagattgggtttatttacatttgtggaaaaaaaaagaaaattacccttccccccaaccctaaccctaaaacagattgaaatgcaatagattgatactagggtcataattatgggtgacaatttcatatgacaccactagaaaaaactgccggtcaaaccgaaaagatccctttttcttcagaaatgtaaataaacccaatctgtttcttaaatgagatttatcattgtAGCAGTAAATGTCGCATATAAATGAACCCCAAGCCTTTGTCATAACCAAAGCTACACTCTGTCTTAAACTGTTGTTTCTctcttatttcagaatatcagaggACATTGGCATCAGAGGAAATTTACTGCAGAAGCGTcatcaatatttatcatattttgaaGACGATGTTACACAGAACTGGATATAAGAACCCTGTTTATGTAAATTAACTGTgaatttcagtaaaatatttcttctgagtgACATTATTGGTGAAATTTCTTGGATTCACTCTGAAATGAGTACAACCTAAATTTGGATTCTGAataaacttggataaatttacaAAGACATTTGCAACATCTTAAGATATCAGCAAAgcttatatttgataaaaatatggcaGTTGTAACATTTGTTaggaataaaatatagaaacaagaagaaatgaaatttcCAGACCATTttgttgaagaaaaaaattacagaaagaggAATTGTGTGAGAATCTTGGAGTTTTGTTAGTTTTAGCTGCAGAGATgccaaaagaaagaggaaaatctGTATacgactgtgatatctgtggtaaatcattctccatgAAATTTAACTTGGATACACACAGACTTACtcacacaggggagaaaccatatcagtgtgatatctgcggtaaaacATTTGCTCGAAGAAGTGCTGTAACtgtacataaacgtattcatacaggcgagaaaccatttcagtgtgatatctgtggtaaatcattctctcgagaTGGTAACTTAGCTGCTCACAAGgttatccatacaggagagaaaccatttcagtgtgatatctgtggtaaatcattcactcacaaAAGTGGTGTAATTGTacataaacgtactcatacaggtgaaaagccatatcaatgtgatatctgtgataaatcattctctcaaagtggtgaCTTATCCACTCACAGATTtatccatacaggtgagaaaccatacaactgtgatatctgcagtaaatctTTCACTCAAAAGGGACATTTAAGTAGACACAAAGGTATTCATTCAGGGGTGAAGTCACAtcattgtgacacctgtggtgaatcattctctgaaatAGATCACTTGACCACTCACAGACTCATTCATTAGGAGAGAAACCatgtcattgtgatatctgtggtgaatggttctctcaaataaatctcttagataaacacagacacacattgatATGGAAGAGAAACCATCTAACTGATTCTGTGGTATATCCTTCTCTGAAAAAAGACAATTAACTACAGATATCTTTATCATCATAGAGAAGAGTGACTGTATCAATATCAAAAGTCATTTGTTGAAAGGAATATCTTATATAACAATAAATGTATCCAGATGATAAAGAAGATATAACAGCATGTTATAACAACTTACTaacactatatttttatatatccttatcaattctgatatttttaataaaagctgttctttcataatattcatatatatattccatttaagATAATTtctgaatgaataaaaaattctatTAATGTTTGTCCAATTATTACAAAACTGtttctcagagtttcatgttcttgtctGTTGGACAGTTGGAATGAAATGTTTCCATCGCACCTGTCTCTTGAATGCAAACCTGACACTCAGATTAACAGTTTTGTGATaaatttgcagctttaataaaagtatgtatgtatgtatatatatatggccgtccccatgatagatcgttagccactatacacatctttttccctccttgtttttttctgtagaagagcgtaggctcgaaacgtaaaagactttttctattcctaagcattatactaatacaactgtttgttttgtacaccacctgtcttcgtcttttgattattttcgtaaactctctctctatatatatagatatatatgtgtatatgtgatcacgtgaccaaccagaccatcagatgtagttgcatatcgctggtcacaatgtgttcgcattgttttagccttcgaaggacgccaccccgctggctaagcgagcaggccgacagaagagtgggagaaagagtacagcagggatcacccccccccctgccagagcctcgtggagcttttaggtgttttcgctcaataaacactcacaacgcccggtctgggaatcgaaaccgcggtcctgcgagtccactaggccattgcgcctccacatatatatataatcaaaataagcaacaagaatgactccggtaatgtGGTACAATTGTTttgcactacatcattttattaaatgctgtaagtattacaacagatttaagatgttgagtactcatcagccaattatataggttttccattaatataaaaattttcaaatcaaatggcaacattatagagaaggtagatatacaaagatgtggatttaaattttaagaacatatgaggtggtgaagtccaaccacttttaataaaatgttgtagtgcgaaacaattgtaccaaattaccagagtcattcttgttgcttatttttgattataatcaccccgcaaatttttatggataacaccatacaaaattctggtgcataagtaccatattcatttgaatctaaatttttgctgaacttatgtatatatatatatataatatattaataaataaaataaaacatatatgtacgtacctacctctacatgtacatataatatatatatatatgtatacataaagactATGGTCTTTTCCcaaaggcccttcaattctagccTTGCCtaccacacctgaaatttctcctTCAGCTTTGGTAGTGACCCAGCTATAAGCGAAGGTCACCAACACAAAGGAGCCCCTAGGGTCAGCTTGTCATGAATTCCTGCTATTGCCcagaggactataatgaataagagtgggctgaggactgaaccttggtgaacaGCCTACTTCTACCAGGAACTCTCCACTATACTCGTTACCAACCCTCATCTCACCGACAGCATCCCTGCGCATGGCTCATAGTTTTCCACCCATCCCTTTTCTCCCCGAACAAAAATAAAGGGCTTGCAGCATAAAATGGTACTATTTATGAAgagtgtatttctttattacccgtaAGGGTTTACATAgatggggacaatacaatgatTTGGGGTCATGTGGATGAAATGGAACTATTTACAGTGAAATCGAATGGATTatttacaatgaaaatgaaattgaatgaGTTACAAGAACAAATAAAAAGGGACATATGAAGTGAAAAGAACAGGATAGCCGACCCCATGAGCCCTGTTATTTTAACTGAAACCCTTCGGTAAGGGATCACGGCGTGTTCATGCaaggcctctcacacctagcaTCCgtctttttttaaatgcagacaCATTTTCTCCAGCCCCACCACTATTTATGACGAGTGGTCcctgtgcgcgcacacgcactaGCTCGTCAAACCGGTCAGaaaaacaagatataaaaatagtgtaaaaacttcctctaaacgaatatggcaaaaaaaaaaaaaaaaaggcgcgctcgcgaaaggggttgggtgggggagaggactcggaaaatccACATCGTGAATCTTACGGGTCTAACCCTGGCACAAAAGCCAAAaaaagtgtaataggtgtaaaacaattcctatatatatatacatacaccggagtaaacacatgttaaaaaaggtggaaaaaaagcGTACTCAAATATCATATGTAGAGTAATATgccttatttaaaagcagcagaaattctaATGCTGCTACCCGGGGCTTTACGCTCCCGTTCGCCGGACAGTCCCTCCGTATttcaaacaaaactgtccgacaaacgggaacgtgaaaccccGAGCAGCAGCTTTTGTCAAACATCCGCTGCTTTTAAACAAAGTATggaatataagtaaaaaaaaaaaaaccgtgtcTCATAAAAACATTCTCAAacacaccgggaccactctgcTTAAATAGTACCGCACACCTTGAGGTCAGCGGTTCCTAATACCATACAAAGAGTATTCGTTTAGTGAAAATTATGCGggtgaaagaataaataataaaacattcatTCGGCACCAACACCAAATGACATAGTTTTGACAGATTATAAATCGCAAATATTAAGTCGAGAGAAGACAAATACGCAAAGTGTGAGAGGCCCTGAAAAGGGCCGTTGATACGGATAAAGCCAAAAATGCCACCGAATTAATTTACTTGGAAGCCTTCTGGGTTTTCTTGGGCAGAAGAACAGCCTGAATGTTGGGAAGAACACCACCCTGGGCGATGGTCACTCCGGACAAAAGTTTGTTCAATTCTTCGTCGTTACGGATGGCCAACTGCAAGTGACGGGGAATGATTCTCGATTTCTTGTTATCTCTGGCAGCATTTCCTGCCAATTCCAACACCTCAGCAGCCAAATATTCCATTACAGCGGCCAAGTAGACTGGGGCTCCGGCACCGACACGTTGGGCATAATTTCCCTTACGGAGAAGACGGTGGATACGACCGACAGGGAACTGAAGTCCGGCACGGGACGAACGGGTCTTGCTCTTTCCCTTTACTTTTCCTCCTTTACCACGTCCAGACATATTTCAAAGTTCGACAGTAGTTCTCAGCAAAGAAGAGAGTTGGCGACTAAATACGAGGGCGGCTTTTGGCTTTAAATAGCAGTCAGGAGGCTCCAGCAGTCACAAACTGCCGAGTGAAAAAGGAGCGGGTTTATGTCATGTGATTAGACTGctgtcaaattccaccaatgaaaTTGATTGGCGCGAAACGTCAGCAAGGTGCTCGGCTGAGCCTACTTGTCAATTATAAATAGCGTGGACGAGGGTTGATTAGTAGAGCAAGTGACAttatgccaccagcaccagcaactgCTTCGAAAGGAGCCAAGAAGGCTTCCAAGGCCAAGACCTCTCGCCCTGCCGGGGACAAGAAAcgtaagaagaagaggaaggaaagttATTCCATCTACATCTACAAAGTGATGAAGCAAGTCCACCCGGACACTGGCATCTCCAGCAAAGCTATGTCCATCATGAACAGTTTTGTCAACGATCTGTTCGAAAGAATAGCTTCTGAATCCAGCCGCTTGGCTCACTACAACAAACGTTCGACCATCAGTAGCCGTGAGGTGCAGACTGCTGTCCGTCTTCTCCTTCCTGGTGAGTTGGCCAAACACGCCGTCTCTGAGGGTACCAAGGCCGTCACCAAATACACTAGCAGCAAATAAACCTGCTTCGTTTCTCTTCATCGAGGAATAACGGTCCTTTTCAGGGCCACCCACATTCTCATGAAAGTTGATTCAGATTTTCTGCCGATTTGCGATCCATGTTTTTGGGGTTAATTTCTTTAGGCTTTGCGCAGGAGACAACAGTCATAGAATGGATTGGGGGTGGAAACAATTTGTGTACATCGAAGCACAGGTATTTGTATACTCACtcgaatatataaacatgtttgcaAGTTTTTCacgattttctttttgaaatttaaGAAATCCCTCCTCCGACTTCAACTTTGTCTTGTGTCCCCCAGCGCTAACCTTAACCGTAATTACAGGAATGTTTTGAAACTTTTGTCCGAATTTTCCCGCATATTTAGGATAAGTTGATTCCTAAAAGATTTatgtaaaaaatgaaggaaacgGGTGGTAGTTTAGAAATgttgattgttattttttttgccaATTTATTTTGCAGATTCGAATTCACCGTAACCGAAAAAGGGGGTTTGCGTCGAATAAGTTTAAAAAGTGGGCGGTTTTGGGGTGGAGGCGAGCccattcatttataaatatttaattctataaattaaaacaaaacagaaaacaggCAAATTATTGATTGTTTTTAATTGCTCTCTCAGGGCTTGTAACTAACAACCGTCTGATACCttccttattttcatattttagtcATCAATAAGCAAGTAAACAGGGCTAACTGGTGTACGAAGACCTGTGTGTAGTATTAAAGGCGCCATCGTACCTCTTCCGTGTCCCCAAAAGAAGTCGCTGGGTTGGCGGTGAGTTGGCCCGTATGAATAATAACCGAGTGTGAGAAAAAGGTATTCATTGTGAAATTTCAATAAAGGTTTTGTCTTGAGGTGAAAACGCGTGCATTCAGCAGCTGGGGTGTTTCTTAACAATACAATAAAACCTGgagtagaaacagtactatatatatatatttactacttgAATATGTCATGTTTtccaattttattaaaataaacacacaaaagttCTCGTTTAAAGGCAAAAAAGTAAGCCAAGTTTTCGTTTGTCATATTACAACTAAATTTTTAAGTCTCATAACATTCTCTGTAATTGTCTGTCTTGTGTCCCGATCTATGTAAGATCGCATGATTATAATACAGATTTTATACTAATATGAATGCAAAACATCACGGGGGAATAGTAATCTTTAAATAGCGACGAGGGACTGACTACTGTGCCCTGAATATCGCCTGCTTTTCACGATCATGTGTCAGTGAAAGCAGGCACTCGCACACACCCCATTATCTCTTAtacgtaaaggcggcgagctggcagaaacgttagcacgctgggcgaaatgcgaagccgtatttcgtctgccgctacgttctgggttcaaattccgccgaggtcgacctagcctttcatcctttcggggtcgataaattaagtaccagttacacactgtatTCAGCAGCTGGGGTGTTTCTCACAATACAATAAAACCCGAAGTAGaaaccactatatatattttctaattttattaaacaaaaatcaCACAAAGTTCTCgtaaaggcaaaagtaagccaagTTTTCGTTTCTGTCATATTACAACTAAATTTTTAAGTCTCATAACATTCTCTGTAATTGTCTATCTATGTAAGATCgcatgattttatatatgtatatacacatgtatgtatatatatacatgtatatacacatctttaattaaactattgaccgccttaaaacggatttcaacagacaaatattactataatggataatataaGCATAACTActtataccacatacacacacacacgtgtgtatgtgatcGCGGTGGTGGTCATTTGTGTAGATTTGGTGTGATTtcctttttaaaaacaaaataatgaataatgcaagtatatatttatttataaggtttaaacagaacatggaatgaaatgttttaaaCTGAACTAATAACCGACTGAGAATTTATTAAGTTATTTATGTGAAATTTCAATAAAGGTTTTGCCTCGTTGAGGTGTAACGCCTGCAGTTAGCAGCTGGGTTTGTTTGTCATCAGTACAATAATCCCTCCAACACCGAAAATCTGATgaaatactatatatttctttattatttcaataaACTATTTCTAAATGCAAACCACCACGGAGGAATCGTTAGCTTAAATAACTGATATAGCGACGAGGGACTACTGCTGTACATTGAATATCGTTTGCTTCTCACGATGTGTCAGTGAAAGCACACACCCATTACCTTTTATACGTAAAGATGTATTTACAGTAATACCTTAATAAGcttaacacacagccaccaaaacaaaaaatcttATAGCGGTAAAaagtgtatatttctttattatccatacGGATTAACATAGATGGGGACAATACAATGTTTGGGGTCAACATGGAACTTTTTACAATGAAATCGGATGAGTTATTTATAAAGGAATGAAAttacaatgaaaattaaatagGGAAAAGTAAACAATGAAGATAAAAAGCGGTAAAAAGTGTAGACAGATTCAACCCTGCACCCGGATTAAAGTATTGCAGTCTCCAAATGCGGCCAGAGTTCTGACAGAAGCACGTAGCAAAACCGCCAACTTTTCCCACTTTTATGAAATTTCCTAACATTTCCGATTGTCTTCAGCACAATGGAACGATTATGCAATAACAAAGCTCATTAACGATATTAGCAGAGACAGCCGTCCGATCCCATGAATATCGGAGGGAAAtatgggtactacttaagaagcgtggtcctggtgcgcgcactcgcaaTTAGTCGATccttattttgtatgttttttatttactttgtgtaaaaaaaattattttaccttGCTAGGTAgtcgtcgtaggatcgactaTTCACGATTAGCTAACGCGAGTGCGCGCGCACCGGGATCTTCTTGAGTAGTACCGAAATACGTAGCCAAAAACTAACTCCAACCGCATTAAGAGGCTGCAGATTTTCACCACTGAACAATCGATTATAGTTAGCAAAGTACATCTTGTCTATTAGATTGGTGACCGGGTACTAAACTTAATGTAACCAAAGTTACGGCTACCAATAATGCTCCTAAGTGTTACTAGACTTTCTAAAGAGAAATCTACAAGTCTCTGTGAATCAGCAATCGCATCCAAGTGTTTGCACAGAATATTCTGCACTAGGGCGATGCAAGTGTCCCGAAATATCTGATTTAACGATAAGAAAACGCAGATGGTCTGGGGGCAAATACTTCGTGCAGCCGATCCCCTAACCGTGACgtgtatttgccatttaaatatggctaacccctaagggtggatgctactgtagtttgtagccacAGGAGGACACCTCCGGTTGGCTTTAGACACtctctgtgccctatcagtatttgcaaaggcaAGCCACCCTTCCAGTCTTctacttatgatacacacggactagAGCTTACCCCTAACGCTTTCCCGAAAAGGCGTAACTTCGGaagaagtaccggatacatttcaacaaactgtatttatatatataggggattCAAGGTTGGTGGGAGTAAAGggtttatcttcagaaatgtaacaaagccacttacggtaGTTATACCGAAAGATCGCCCCCGAAAAGTGTGGACCGAATCACACCACCAAAGTAAATATTTCGTAACGGGTCGTACAccggtgtgaaataatttttttccccaaaagggTGTGAACAAAGTTTTCCCACCAAGGGGCGCGTTAAATACCAGTAGTtgcaaaataacaataaacacagAAGAAGCACATCGCGATTTCAGAGAGTTGACTTAAATCAAAAAGTGGGTGGCCCTGAAAAGGGCCGGTATGTTCTTGAATAAGCTTAGGAATGTTCACTTAACCTCCAAATCCGTACAGAGTTCTGCCTTGTCTCTTCAGGGCATAGACGACATCCATAGCGGTGACAGTCTTCCTCTTGGCATGCTCGGTGTAGGTGACGGCATCACGGATGACATTCTCCAGAAATACCTTCAATACACCACGGGTCTCTTCGTAGATCAGGCCAGAGATACGTTTGACACCACCTCGACGGGCAAGACGACGGATAGCGGGCTTGGTGATACCCTGGATGTTATCTCTCAACACCTTCCTGTGACGCTTGGCGCCTCCTTTTCCCAATCCTTTTCCTCCTTTACCACGTCCAGACATGATAACTTCTTGCGAGCGTGAAAATGATGATTTCTGAATCGAGGTAGgagtatatatttacactcaaTCGGACGTAGCAGAAAACACCTCGAGAAATAGGTCACGTGCTCTGAAGCCGCGAATGAAAAGGTGTCACATCAGCAGCAGTCGGTTTGGCGGGCAGCTGTCATTTGTAAATCTAAGAAAGCCATCTTCCCGCCCGATCTTTCCTTCTTTAACGGTCACTATATAAAGTGTGACGGTTGGCCCCTATCTATTCTTCGTTGACATATCGACATGGCTCGTACTAAGCAAACTGCTCGTAAATCCACCGGTGGAAAGGCCCCACGTAAGCAACTGGCTACCAAGGCAGCCAGGAAAAGTGCCCCAGCCACTGGCGGTGTGAAAAAACCTCATCGTTACAGGCCTGGTACCGTTGCTCTTCGTGAGATCAGACGTTACCAAAAATCCACCGAACTtctcatcaggaagcttcctttCCAGAGGCTTGTCCGTGAGATCGCCCAGGACTTCAAGACCGATCTTCGTTTCCAGAGTTCTGCTGTGATGGCTCTTCAAGAGGCTAGCGAAGCTTACTTGGTTGGTCTTTTCGAGGATACCAACTTGTGTGCTATCCACGCTAAGAGAGTGACCATCATGCCCAAGGACATCCAGCTTGCTCGTCGTATTCGTGGCGAGAGGGCTTAGGTCGCCGTTGCTTTGTCAGCATATTAAATGGCCCTTTTAGGGCCGCCACGTTATATCCTAAGTATTCTCTTTCGATCGTTGATATGCTAATCGTTTATGtttgttcagtttctgtcttcccttAGTTTTTCTTGGTCAATGTTAAGGTCCTCGCTCCTTAGCGAAAACAGGAGAAATTCCAGCCAGCTGGGTGTTAgcaattgggatcttttcggtttgaacggcagtttttaacatagtttctaggtaactaagagcttttaaacttcgtatactggtagaatgtgtttgtaaaactgacgtctattgaggtaacgGTGTTTCTGTGGCTTTGTTTCAGTTTAAATCGAAGTTCTAAGTTTGTAGAacgatacataaaatacatattatttgagtaaatttttaatatttactctaTGCGACCTCATATAGCATCTTTGTCTTATGTTTGTCTTGTATTGtctcattttatataaaatcGCCATGATCATGATAGAGATACTCTGTTGAGGTAAGGAAacgttctgtgccgtatgaatatgtccctcgtttaagaaacagattgggtttatttacatttctgaagagaaAATGATATCCTTTACCCACTAactctaaaacattgaaatgcaatagatcgatattagggtcatagttatgggtaataatttcatgacaccgctagaaagaactgccgtttaaaccgaaaagTTCCAGTAATTGTGTAGAAATCGAATATGAATAGAAAGGATTTGCGCAAACGATCCTGACGGGTGGGGACCGGCATCCGATTTTCCCCTTATAATGCACATTTTCAGTTCCAAAAGCATATGATGTTTTGCGCTGggtattttttgttatttccgcacttatttttttgtatctttACTTTGTCGTTACTGCGGGAGATTTCTGATAGAAAAATGTGCAAAGGTGAGTGGATTAATTACATGATTTTTTTGTACTGTTATCGCAGTtttggagatttggctgttatttctggcacGCGGATAGCCTGCTTGTTGCCGACGGGGAATACGAATTTGCAAAAGTAGACATTTCTATTATATAACCCCCACTTAtttcggcaatctttcgtctctagtagacatttccgtaaaattttttttacatatgggcttgcgggaacttttgaagtaatgagagcgaaagagactaagagaaagcgattttatgacgagggaagttcttttgaagttaccgtgcatggcaagcattgatgtacatgtgtgtttgatggggtgtgggagagagacagtatgttgtgtaagtgaagtgcttctgttagtgtgtgtgaaagaaagagataactggaattttttactcggtgtatgtgtatatgtatgtatattacttcaaaagttcccgcaagcccatatgtaaaaaaaagattttgtttacggaaatcgacggaaaggtctactagagacgaaagatcgcccattTCTATTATATAACCCCCACTTATTTCCTTCGTTCTtcactaattttttttcaaaatgtgcgGAGATTCTGATTCTGAAAGAGTTTCCAAATGTCTGTAAAATTTGGCATTCCTTCgatcgggtatttccgtgggttgtggagtttAGGtgtaacgaaattatgccagcaatgtctcgttTTAAACTCGAAGTAAAAatagccttgcatatttgttcttacccgtttcatgtgtgtatgaaaaatcCGCAAATTCCCAAGCAGAAAGCAAACTGTAAGATTTTTGAaggggttcattcccactgcgtggcaccttgggcaggtgtcttctgctatagcctcgggccgaccaaagccttgtgagtggatttggtagaggcctgtcgtatatatgtgtgtgtcttacaaagaataagtcctggggtcgatttgctcgactaacggcggtgctccggTATGGCCACGGTcaagtggctgaaacaagtaaaagagttacggtgttagggttagtgtcggggagaaaagtcaaaattgaagaagttggtgACGGTGGGAATTTCACAATGACGATTTTGGGCAAAAAAAgggttacaaaaataaacaaatttgggagaagatGGGCTAGGGACGGGTGGAAGTCTTTCTACGTGGCCCGTCCCCAAAACGCTAAACATAGCAGCTGCTATCCCTCACCTGGACGAAGCACTGACACGTCCTGCACTCACGGATTCCCCGATTGAAAAGGGCGCAATCGTACCCTGCTTGTGCGTGCTTCCTCCTCTGCTCAGCtccctaacctatttctttactgcccacaaggggctaagcacagagggggacagacaggtattaagtcgattgcatcgaccccagtgcataactggtacttaatttaccgatcccgaaaggatgaaaggcaaagccgacctcggcggaatttgaactcacaacgtaactgcagacgaaatacctatttttttattacccacaaggggctaaacatagaggggacagacataggtattatatcgaccccagtgcggaactggtacttaatttgtcgaccccgaaaggatgaaaggcaaagtcaacctcggcggaatttgaactcacaacgtaactgcagacgaaataccgct
This genomic window from Octopus sinensis linkage group LG27, ASM634580v1, whole genome shotgun sequence contains:
- the LOC115225131 gene encoding histone H2B, gonadal-like, with the protein product MPPAPATASKGAKKASKAKTSRPAGDKKRKKKRKESYSIYIYKVMKQVHPDTGISSKAMSIMNSFVNDLFERIASESSRLAHYNKRSTISSREVQTAVRLLLPGELAKHAVSEGTKAVTKYTSSK
- the LOC115225138 gene encoding histone H4; this translates as MSGRGKGGKGLGKGGAKRHRKVLRDNIQGITKPAIRRLARRGGVKRISGLIYEETRGVLKVFLENVIRDAVTYTEHAKRKTVTAMDVVYALKRQGRTLYGFGG
- the LOC115225121 gene encoding histone H3, with protein sequence MARTKQTARKSTGGKAPRKQLATKAARKSAPATGGVKKPHRYRPGTVALREIRRYQKSTELLIRKLPFQRLVREIAQDFKTDLRFQSSAVMALQEASEAYLVGLFEDTNLCAIHAKRVTIMPKDIQLARRIRGERA
- the LOC115225128 gene encoding histone H2A-like: MSGRGKGGKVKGKSKTRSSRAGLQFPVGRIHRLLRKGNYAQRVGAGAPVYLAAVMEYLAAEVLELAGNAARDNKKSRIIPRHLQLAIRNDEELNKLLSGVTIAQGGVLPNIQAVLLPKKTQKASK
- the LOC118768150 gene encoding zinc finger protein 525-like isoform X1, which encodes MRVNLAKHKLTHTGEKPYQCDICDKSFARRSAVTVHKRIHTGDKPYHCDICGKSFSNCSGLTCHRRIHTGEKPYHCDICGKSFSMKFNLDTHRLTHTGEKPYQCDICGKTFARRSAVTVHKRIHTGEKPFQCDICGKSFSRDGNLAAHKVIHTGEKPFQCDICGKSFTHKSGVIVHKRTHTGEKPYQCDICDKSFSQSGDLSTHRFIHTGEKPYNCDICSKSFTQKGHLSRHKGIHSGVKSHHCDTCGESFSEIDHLTTHRLIH
- the LOC118768150 gene encoding zinc finger protein 239-like isoform X2, with translation MRVNLAKHKLTHTGEKPYQCDICDKSFARRSAVTVHKRIHTGDKPYHCDICGKSFSNCSGLTCHRRIHTGEKPYHCDICGKSFSMKFNLDTHRLTHTGEKPYQCDICGKSFSRDGNLAAHKVIHTGEKPFQCDICGKSFTHKSGVIVHKRTHTGEKPYQCDICDKSFSQSGDLSTHRFIHTGEKPYNCDICSKSFTQKGHLSRHKGIHSGVKSHHCDTCGESFSEIDHLTTHRLIH